One region of Permianibacter fluminis genomic DNA includes:
- a CDS encoding chitinase N-terminal domain-containing protein produces the protein MSAEPTPKLPLLSGKNYRWLLVLASLPVGMAMAAPTVGNCPLFPDDAIFNTRIDDQSRFPTHAMSATWINQVGANRPLHLDWGRNEDQQQWQDYYGIPFNVIDGTAQSTLWPVVSFDITDPRAGNGDGEPGESDCAVAAGAGFTLQRDCSQLAPSARKFPFPLANLIKAEYGSCNDSQQCGDRHVLIVEQGSCRLWESYFSYQVDQQWYAYSTAAWQLDSNAMRPDGWTSGDAAGLPILPLLVRVDEAEAGLIEHAIRVTFDNAVIDRAYVWPARHYAGGANANAMPFGALLRLKSDTPIPANWSVEAKAIATAMKRYGLYVADIGQNLFVQGEPSARWDEATWDQLQTLRMAQFEFVDLSGLHAEAGFDPDSFAVPGNTPPPANTPAPALLDPLPASIELVNGSATVTLHWQAQTGVRANRWQVLVNNVLVHEETIASGTDLPAASYSHVASTSGWLALKVRLCADQQCSDSATRSVLVQRPLPAVPTIAMLAASYDRGSNNSVTVPVNWQSAAAQRASTVTLLVNGAVAVERALSAGDGPVSGELDYLANQDAELTVQVRLCNERCVESTPMSTRVTSTPSTPASSESGGSGAGSLGELLASLLLWLGCRRRR, from the coding sequence ATGTCCGCAGAACCGACACCAAAGTTGCCGCTGCTGAGCGGCAAAAATTACCGCTGGCTACTGGTGCTGGCGAGTCTTCCGGTCGGTATGGCCATGGCGGCGCCGACGGTGGGCAACTGCCCACTCTTTCCGGACGATGCAATTTTCAACACCCGAATTGATGATCAAAGCCGCTTTCCCACCCACGCGATGAGTGCGACCTGGATTAACCAGGTGGGCGCCAACCGGCCGCTGCACCTGGATTGGGGCCGCAACGAAGATCAGCAGCAATGGCAGGACTATTACGGCATTCCGTTCAATGTGATCGACGGCACTGCACAGAGCACGTTGTGGCCGGTGGTCAGTTTCGACATCACCGATCCGCGTGCCGGCAACGGCGATGGTGAGCCGGGTGAAAGCGATTGCGCCGTTGCTGCCGGGGCGGGTTTCACCCTGCAGCGGGATTGCAGTCAGCTGGCGCCGTCGGCGCGGAAATTTCCGTTTCCGCTCGCCAATCTGATCAAGGCGGAATACGGCAGCTGTAACGATTCACAGCAGTGTGGTGATCGCCATGTTCTGATAGTCGAACAGGGCAGCTGCCGGCTCTGGGAAAGTTATTTCTCGTATCAGGTGGATCAGCAGTGGTATGCCTACTCCACTGCGGCCTGGCAGCTGGACTCCAATGCCATGCGCCCCGACGGCTGGACTTCCGGTGATGCCGCGGGTTTGCCGATTTTGCCCTTGCTGGTGCGCGTCGATGAAGCCGAGGCCGGGCTCATCGAACACGCCATACGGGTGACGTTCGATAACGCAGTGATCGATCGCGCCTATGTCTGGCCGGCCCGTCATTACGCCGGTGGCGCCAACGCCAATGCGATGCCGTTTGGCGCATTGTTGCGCCTGAAATCCGATACCCCGATTCCGGCCAACTGGAGTGTCGAAGCAAAAGCCATCGCGACGGCGATGAAGCGTTATGGCTTGTATGTCGCCGATATTGGCCAGAACCTGTTTGTCCAGGGTGAACCGAGCGCACGCTGGGATGAGGCAACTTGGGATCAGTTGCAAACGCTGCGGATGGCGCAGTTCGAGTTTGTTGACCTGTCGGGACTGCACGCTGAAGCCGGTTTTGATCCGGATTCGTTTGCCGTGCCGGGCAACACGCCGCCTCCGGCAAACACGCCGGCACCGGCATTGCTCGACCCGCTGCCGGCATCTATTGAATTGGTAAACGGCAGCGCCACGGTGACGCTGCACTGGCAAGCCCAGACCGGCGTGCGGGCCAATCGCTGGCAAGTGCTGGTCAACAATGTGCTGGTGCATGAAGAAACCATCGCCAGCGGTACTGACTTGCCGGCAGCAAGCTACAGTCATGTCGCCAGCACGTCGGGCTGGTTGGCGTTGAAGGTTCGCTTGTGTGCGGATCAACAGTGCAGCGATTCGGCGACACGTTCCGTGCTGGTACAGCGACCACTGCCCGCCGTGCCGACCATTGCGATGCTTGCCGCAAGTTACGATCGTGGCAGCAACAACAGTGTAACGGTGCCGGTCAATTGGCAATCGGCGGCGGCGCAGCGTGCCAGCACCGTGACGCTGCTGGTGAATGGTGCGGTTGCAGTGGAGCGCGCCCTGAGTGCGGGCGACGGGCCGGTAAGCGGTGAGCTGGATTACCTGGCAAATCAGGATGCTGAATTGACCGTGCAGGTTCGCTTGTGCAATGAGCGCTGTGTCGAATCGACGCCGATGTCGACGCGTGTCACCAGCACGCCATCGACACCGGCCAGCAGCGAGAGCGGTGGCTCGGGTGCGGGTAGTCTCGGTGAACTGCTGGCGAGCCTGTTGTTGTGGCTGGGCTGTCGTCGGCGTCGCTGA
- a CDS encoding ABC transporter ATP-binding protein: MSNGKAKFISVEQVDMVFSGRQGRFQALDQINLAIAKGEFVSLIGHSGCGKSTLLNLLAGLTLPSSGVVICNNREVAGPRPERAVVFQNHSLLPWLSCFDNVYLAVERVFGGKEKKAQLRQRTEQALALVGLSAAASKLPQEISGGMKQRVGIARALAMEPQVLLMDEPFGALDALTRAHLQDELLRIVAGTGSTVVMVTHDVDEAILLSDRVVMMTNGPAARIGDILTVDLPRPRDRLALAEQPRYHQLRAKLLEFLYQKHRHHDAA; encoded by the coding sequence ATGAGCAACGGAAAGGCAAAATTCATCAGCGTCGAGCAGGTCGACATGGTGTTCAGTGGTCGTCAGGGTCGTTTTCAGGCACTCGACCAGATTAATCTGGCGATTGCCAAAGGCGAATTCGTTTCCCTGATCGGCCACTCCGGCTGCGGCAAGTCGACGTTGCTGAATTTGCTGGCCGGACTGACGCTGCCGAGCAGCGGTGTGGTGATCTGCAACAACCGCGAGGTGGCCGGGCCGCGGCCTGAGCGGGCGGTGGTGTTCCAGAACCATTCGCTGCTGCCCTGGCTCAGCTGCTTTGACAATGTCTATCTGGCCGTCGAGCGGGTGTTCGGTGGCAAAGAAAAGAAAGCGCAACTCCGGCAGCGCACCGAGCAAGCCCTGGCACTGGTTGGCTTGTCCGCCGCCGCAAGCAAACTGCCGCAGGAAATTTCCGGCGGCATGAAACAGCGGGTCGGCATTGCCCGGGCATTGGCCATGGAGCCGCAGGTATTGCTGATGGATGAACCGTTCGGTGCGCTCGATGCGCTGACCCGCGCCCATCTGCAGGACGAACTGCTGCGCATCGTTGCCGGCACCGGTTCGACGGTCGTGATGGTCACCCACGACGTCGATGAAGCCATTTTGTTGTCCGATCGCGTGGTCATGATGACCAACGGTCCGGCCGCCCGCATCGGCGACATCCTGACCGTGGATTTGCCGAGACCACGCGACCGGCTTGCACTGGCCGAACAGCCACGCTATCACCAGCTAAGGGCCAAGCTGCTGGAGTTTCTGTATCAGAAACATCGACACCATGATGCCGCCTGA